The following is a genomic window from Deltaproteobacteria bacterium.
GTAATACCGCTTTTTGTCTTCTCTTGTGGTAAAGATATAGCTGTCAAATTGGCACCATTATATACGCAGCCAATCACAATTGGTCGATCAGCATTACCTTCTAAAAACTGTACTACAACCTCCATACCTATACGCGGTACAAATAGAGTACCAAAACCCTTTCCTGCCCATGATTGCATCACCCTTATCCAACATGAACTGTGTTCATTGTTTTTTCCCTTTAAATCCCAATGAAACTGTACTTTTATTCGCCCATGCTCATCAGTGTAAACTTCTTCATTAGCTGGCCCAACAACTACCGCTGTCTGTGTCCCTACTGTCGGTCTTTTGTTTGCGTAATGTGGTCGATATACTTTATCTTCTGGAACACAAATAAATGTGTTTTTATATTCACTATCGTTTTTTTCTTCAGCAGCAAAAATACTAGGTGCAGTTCCATGATGTACTATGCTGGTTATTAGATAGCGTCCTTTAAGTGCACCAATACTACGATCATACAACTCAAAACGACTACCAGGAGTAAATCCACTTACTATGGCTTCACCTACGATTAGCTCATCTGCGATAGTATTGGCTTGGTTACCTAACTCAATACGATTACGAAAATCTTGATGATTTGCTTCTAGACACAAAGCAGGTGCAGAATCATAAATCAAACGCTCATTTTGCATGTTATCTTTTTTATGCAGCTCGTAGTGCACCATCATTTTTGGCTTCTGCCAATCATACTCGCGTAAAATTAGGCTTGTAGGTCCAAGAACTCGTTTTTTTTGCAGCAACTGTACAACTTCCTCACTCGGAACTCCGGCACTATGAGGCACTAACCTCACAATATCCCCTGTAGGTGAATCATATGTTGGGTAGGCGCTATTTGCATCAACCAAAATTATGTTTTCATTATTAGCACTATGATCAAAATAAAAACTAATGCCTTCTTCATGCAATAAACGACGTACAAAATCATAATCACTTTCATGATATTGAACGCAATATTCACGCACTGCATAGGCACTACGACGCAGAGTTAAGCTAACATCACGCGCATATGGCTCTAAATCTTCCTTCAAAATCTCACAAACAATTTCAACAGCAGTTTGATTTTGAAAAATTCGTGAGTTCATCGTTTGTGTTAACATCCACAATGCTGGTACAATTTCAGCTTGAATTACTAAATGATCTTCAGCGGTGCCAACACACTCTATTTGCTTTATTACTCCACATAATCGATGAGTTACTATTGACCCTCGTGATAAAGTTACCAAACAAGACACGCCTAACATTGCCTCGAGATCAATATCTACTACCGGATACTGCAATTCAAGAACACAATGATATAACTCAGAAATTTCTTCAGTAAGATTAAAGCGTCTTATATGCCAATTACTATCACCATCAGCCATTACAAAATTATAACATACAGGTTCTAGCGCCATGGCGACAATCATCCCTGCCTTGTAATCAAATACAAGGTATAACTGTTTAATAACTGATAGTTTGATTCTTATAGCCCAGAATATTTTAAAATAACTACAATCGCTCTTATAGGTTACTTCTTGTTACTTTTTATTTATATTGAAGGTGTTTTATGCACTATTACAAATGCTTACTACGCTATTTTATTTTTGGTTAATTATTTTTGATTTTTTATTTTTATGCTTTGTTCTGTTCTTTTAAAGATGCACTCAAACTTTCTAATTCTTGGCATTAAAAGTAAAATCGCTAACATTGAGCATTAAATATGCACTAACGTAATATATATCAATACTATTACTCTGTTTTTTCTGTATAAAAATCTGGGTTGAGAGAAATATCTTTGCTAACGCTAGCTTGCCAACTGGGCGGGTCCATATATGACATCCCATATTTGGCCAGAATTTTTGAAGTTGCTATATTAACTACTTTTTCATTGTATCAATCGCATTATTTGATCTGCGCTTAATGCAGCTAAAGCA
Proteins encoded in this region:
- the tssI gene encoding type VI secretion system tip protein VgrG; protein product: MALEPVCYNFVMADGDSNWHIRRFNLTEEISELYHCVLELQYPVVDIDLEAMLGVSCLVTLSRGSIVTHRLCGVIKQIECVGTAEDHLVIQAEIVPALWMLTQTMNSRIFQNQTAVEIVCEILKEDLEPYARDVSLTLRRSAYAVREYCVQYHESDYDFVRRLLHEEGISFYFDHSANNENIILVDANSAYPTYDSPTGDIVRLVPHSAGVPSEEVVQLLQKKRVLGPTSLILREYDWQKPKMMVHYELHKKDNMQNERLIYDSAPALCLEANHQDFRNRIELGNQANTIADELIVGEAIVSGFTPGSRFELYDRSIGALKGRYLITSIVHHGTAPSIFAAEEKNDSEYKNTFICVPEDKVYRPHYANKRPTVGTQTAVVVGPANEEVYTDEHGRIKVQFHWDLKGKNNEHSSCWIRVMQSWAGKGFGTLFVPRIGMEVVVQFLEGNADRPIVIGCVYNGANLTAISLPQEKTKSGITTRSSPECAGYNELIFEDACGHEEIAIRAQKDLRAKILNDQSTQIGHDDTESVSNNQTVQIGNNQNISVGSNRSLNVGANETINVGNDQTATIVANQITNVGANHQVTVAAQDQLNIGGNRSKLIGGNESISVSANRKSQITSNDKLTVGGSQNIKIASKKSESVGSISQENIGGAKTLSIGGAYAVNVGAAMSTTVAGINTEQTGFLKIIKAGAKIQLCCGDSKITLSKSGEITIEGKKAVKVIGGVIDLN